One Solanum lycopersicum chromosome 2, SLM_r2.1 genomic region harbors:
- the LOC101264485 gene encoding patatin-like protein 1, giving the protein MGRIFVAALTLLVTLQVLHIPIAFAATTGKKITILSIDGGGIRGIIPGTILAFLESKLQELDGPNARIADYFDVVAGTSTGGLIATMLTAPNKDNRPLYAAKNITNFYMDHGPKIFPESSRTSFLKRLANIFGGPKYDGKYLRTLVRSILGNLTVTQTLTQLVIPSFDIKRLQAVVFTTSDAKAHVSKNALLSDVCLSTSAAPTYFPVHYFETRDSQGKTRTFDLVDGGVAANNPTLVAITQTSKEMMLGKLQNAGLKPMDCKKMLVLSLGTGIAKDEKKYSAAAASTWGVLGWLYNNGASPLLDVYGDASSDIVDVHLSTIFQSLDSQNNYLRIQDDSLSGEAASMDVATKKNMEALVQIGNDRLKKGVSRVNLDTGRYEEVSGEGTNEEALIRFAKLLSEQRKIRQPVDEFISIRKIL; this is encoded by the exons ATGGGTAGAATTTTCGTAGCTGCACTAACTTTATTAGTAACCCTTCAAGTTTTACATATTCCTATAGCTTTTGCTGCTACAACaggaaagaaaataacaattttgAGCATTGATGGAGGTGGTATCAGAGGAATTATTCCTGGCACCATTCTTGCTTTCCTTGAATCCAAACTTCAG GAACTTGATGGACCAAATGCAAGAATTGCGGATTATTTTGATGTTGTAGCTGGAACAAGCACAGGTGGATTAATAGCCACCATGCTAACAGCTCCAAACAAAGATAATCGTCCTTTATATGCAgctaaaaatattacaaatttcTACATGGATCATGGCCCTAAAATATTTCCTGAGAGCAG TCGCACCAGCTTTTTGAAAAGGCTAGCAAATATATTTGGAGGGCCAAAATATGACGGAAAATATCTGAGAACGTTAGTTAGATCGATATTAGGCAATCTTACTGTGacacaaacattgactcaatTAGTCATCCCATCTTTTGATATCAAGCGCCTTCAAGCCGTGGTCTTCACAACTagtgat GCCAAAGCGCATGTCTCTAAAAATGCTTTACTATCGGACGTATGCCTTAGTACCTCAGCAGCACCAACTTATTTCCCTGTACATTATTTTGAAACAAGGGATTCTCAAGGCAAAACACGTACATTTGATCTTGTTGATGGAGGTGTAGCTGCAAATAATCCC ACTCTAGTAGCAATAACTCAAACTTCAAAAGAAATGATGCTGGGTAAACTACAAAACGCGGGGTTGAAACCCATGGATTGCAAGAAAATGTTGGTTCTATCACTAGGCACAGGTATAGcaaaagatgaaaagaagtaTAGCGCCGCGGCGGCTTCAACATGGGGTGTACTTGGTTGGTTGTACAACAATGGTGCAAGTCCATTACTAGACGTTTATGGTGATGCAAGTTCTGATATTGTCGATGTGCATCTCTCTACCATATTTCAGTCCCTTGATAGCCAAAACAATTATCTTCGAATTCAG GATGATAGTTTGAGTGGGGAGGCTGCATCTATGGATGTTGCAACTAAAAAGAACATGGAGGCACTTGTACAAATTGGTAATGATCGATTGAAGAAGGGTGTTTCAAGGGTTAATTTAGACACTGGACGTTATGAAGAAGTTAGTGGAGAAGGGACCAATGAAGAAGCACTTATTCGTTTTGCTAAGTTGCTTTCAGAGCAAAGAAAAATTAGGCAACCAGTTGACGAGTTCATTTCCATTAGAAAAATACTCTAA
- the LOC101262079 gene encoding patatin-like protein 2 has product MARIFVVALLITFLVLLQQYPIACVATKRKTVTILSIDGGGIRGIIPSTILAFLESKLQELDGANARIADYFDVIAGTSTGGLVTTMLTAPNKDNRPLYAAKDINNFYMEHAPKIFPQRSRNNFMKKMFNLFGGPKYDGEYLRLLVRSELGNLTMKQTLTDTLIPTFDIKRLQPIIFTTTDARAIVSKNARLSDVSLGTSAAPTYFPVHYFETKDAQGKIRTFDLVDGAVAANNPTLLAITHISREMMTRRLKYEDAKTVDCKKMLVLSLGTGTGKNKEKYNAATASKWGLLSWMYNHGAIPLLDIFTDAITDIVDIHVSTMFQSLHNHKNYLRIQNDSMIGEAASMDISTIENMQTSVQTGKDLLKKPVSRVNLETGRVEAVRGEGTNEEALTRFAKLLSEERKFRRLET; this is encoded by the exons ATGGCTAGGATTTTTGTAGTTGCACTACTAATCACTTTTCTAGTACTGTTGCAACAATATCCTATAGCTTGTGTAGCTACTAAACGAAAGACGGTAACGATTTTAAGCATTGATGGAGGTGGTATTAGAGGCATTATTCCCAGCACTATTCTTGCATTCCTTGAATCCAAACTTCAG GAACTTGATGGAGCCAATGCAAGAATTGCAGACTATTTTGATGTAATAGCTGGTACAAGTACAGGTGGACTTGTAACCACAATGCTCACAGCTCCAAACAAGGATAATCGCCCTTTATATGCTGCAAAAGATATTAACAACTTCTACATGGAACACGCCCCTAAAATCTTTCCTCAGAGAAG CCGCAACAACTTCATGAAGAagatgtttaatttatttggtgGACCAAAGTATGATGGCGAATACCTGAGATTGTTGGTTAGGTCGGAACTAGGCAATCTTACTATGAAGCAAACATTGACGGATACACTTATTCCAACTTTTGATATCAAACGCCTTCAACCTATCATTTTCACAACTACTGAT GCCAGAGCAATTGTGTCTAAGAATGCACGCCTATCAGACGTTTCTCTTGGTACTTCAGCAGCACCCACTTATTTCCCTGTACATTATTTTGAGACTAAGGATGCTCAAGGAAAAATACGTACATTTGATCTTGTTGATGGAGCTGTAGCTGCAAATAATCCT ACTCTACTAGCAATTACTCACATTTCAAGAGAAATGATGACGAGAAGACTGAAATATGAGGATGCGAAAACTGTGGACTGCAAGAAAATGTTGGTTCTGTCACTGGGCACTGGCACAGGCAAGAATAAAGAGAAGTACAATGCTGCCACAGCTTCAAAATGGGGTCTTCTTAGTTGGATGTACAATCATGGTGCAATTCCATTACTAGACATTTTTACTGATGCAATTACTGATATTGTGGATATACATGTttcaactatgtttcagtccctTCACAACCACAAGAATTACCTCAGAATTCAG AATGATAGTATGATCGGGGAGGCGGCATCTATGGATATTTCAACCATAGAAAACATGCAGACATCAGTGCAGACTGGTAAAGATCTACTGAAGAAGCCTGTGTCAAGGGTCAACTTGGAGACGGGCCGCGTTGAAGCAGTTCGAGGGGAAGGCACCAATGAAGAAGCTCTTACTCGCTTTGCTAAGTTGCTTTCAGAGGAAAGAAAGTTTCGACGATTAGAGacatga
- the LOC101264176 gene encoding mitogen-activated protein kinase kinase kinase 5-like isoform X2 gives MHWWPSFSSSTRASTSERKVHSDDSVIVTRGGVRSALKSALFGTRSRMRQISRKKKRPQHRGGDHHSVDVGDDWHSQYSYESSLQEERPPPQPLPLPELHMMLRQHPNLVQAPSVPLPSPSEAISHHKAGEEIERERMDAFNGGATREGLLNQESRKRTDHSATPLSRMMPPRMLLVPERIPPDFWTSAPTSPYASPTHRQLKSCDHITSPLFVTPPSVFQVWSAPEMPPSEAPHGLGFSYNHAFSVDNSPLHSPRLSPQRRSRSPSGSISPLHHPLPNDQCPMTRRENCAQGNVHPLPLPPLATHPVSPPTPKADISPIKGQWKKGKLIGRGTFGSVYVASNRETGALSALKEVELLPDDPKSAESIRQLEQEINVLSHLKHPNIVQYYGSEIVDDRFYIYLEYVHPGSINKFIQDHCGEITESIVRNFTRHILCGLAYLHSKKTIHRDIKGANLLVDAYGVVKLADFGMAKHLNGHSANLSLKGSPYWMAPELMHSVMQRDNSSDLAFAIDIWSLGCTIIEMLNGKPPWSEYEAAAAMFKVLKDTPPIPETLSLEGKDFLHCCFRRNPAERPSASMLLEHPFVRMSHQPEVPSFVQQVDGIRLTEKLHSQREQLSYKLEAVHVSLER, from the exons ATGCATTGGTGGCCGAGCTTCTCATCTTCCACCCGTGCCTCTACCTCCGAAAGAAAAGTTCATTCCGATGATAGCGTGATCGTCACGCGCGGGGGCGTTCGTTCGGCCCTGAAATCAGCTCTCTTCGGCACCCGTAGCCGTATGCGCCAAATATCCCGGAAGAAGAAGAGGCCCCAACACCGTGGTGGTGACCACCATAGTGTCGACGTCGGAGATGATTGGCACTCTCAGTATTCGTATGAAAGTTCTCTACAGGAGGAACGTCCGCCGCCGCAACCCCTCCCTTTGCCGGAATTACATATGATGCTCCGTCAACATCCTAATTTGGTTCAAGCCCCCAGCGTCCCACTTCCTTCGCCTAGTGAAGCAATTTCGCATCATAAAGCTGGAGAGGAAATAGAAAGAGAAAGGATGGATGCTTTCAATGGTGGAGCAACACGAGAGGG ACTATTAAACCAAGAGTCTCGAAAGAGAACAGATCACTCTGCAACTCCATTGTCCAGGATGATGCCACCTCGGATGCTGCTTGTCCCAGAAAGAATCCCTCCTGACTTTTGGACTAGTGCTCCAACTAGTCCTTATGCAAGTCCTACACATAGACAACTGAAAAGTTGTGATCATATAACGAGTCCTCTTTTCGTCACACCTCCTAGTGTATTTCAAGTTTGGTCTGCCCCTGAGATGCCTCCTTCAGAAGCCCCTCATGGTTTAGGCTTTTCTTATAACCATGCTTTTAGTGTTGATAACTCTCCTCTTCACAGTCCAAGATTAAGTCCTCAGAGAAGATCCAGGAGTCCAAGTGGATCTATTTCACCTTTACATCATCCACTACCAAATGATCAGTGCCCAATGACGCGTCGTGAGAATTGCGCTCAAGGAAATGTCCATCCTTTACCCCTTCCTCCTCTAGCTACCCATCCCGTTTCACCACCTACCCCTAAAGCAGATATATCACCTATTAAAGGCCAGTGGAAAAAAGGAAAGCTTATTGGACGTGGGACATTTGGAAGTGTTTACGTAGCATCAAACAG AGAGACAGGAGCTTTGTCTGCATTGAAAGAAGTTGAATTATTACCAGATGACCCAAAATCTGCTGAGTCTATAAGGCAGCTAGAACAG GAAATCAATGTTCTCAGCCACCTCAAGCACCCAAACATTGTCCAGTATTATGGCAGTGAAATA GTTGATGACCGCTTTTACATTTATCTAGAATATGTTCATCCTGGTTCTATCAATAAATTTATCCAAGACCATTGTGGGGAAATTACAGAATCTATTGTGAGGAATTTCACTCGCCATATTCTTTGCGGGTTAGCGTACTTGCATAGTAAAAAGACCATTCACAG GGACATTAAAGGGGCTAATTTGCTTGTTGATGCTTATGGGGTTGTCAAACTTGCAGACTTTGGGATGGCTAAGCAC CTAAACGGGCATTCAGCTAATCTCTCTTTAAAAGGAAGTCCATATTGGATGGCTCCTGAG CTTATGCACTCTGTTATGCAGAGAGATAATAGTAGCGATCTTGCCTTTGCTATTGATATATGGAGTTTGGGTTGTACTATAATTGAGATGCTGAATGGCAAACCTCCTTGGAGTGAATATGAAGCT GCTGCAGCGATGTTCAAGGTTCTAAAAGATACCCCACCAATACCTGAAACATTATCACTAGAAGGGAAAGATTTTTTGCATTGTTGTTTCCGTAGAAATCCAGCAGAGAGGCCATCAGCTAGCATGTTGCTAGAACATCCATTTGTTAGAATGTCGCATCAGCCAGAAGTTCCTTCTTTTGTCCAGCAAGTTGACGGGATAAGACTAACA GAAAAGTTGCATTCTCAAAGAGAGCAGCTAAGTTATAAACTTGAGGCGGTGCATGTATCATTAGAAAGATAA
- the LOC101264176 gene encoding mitogen-activated protein kinase kinase kinase 5-like isoform X1, with protein sequence MHWWPSFSSSTRASTSERKVHSDDSVIVTRGGVRSALKSALFGTRSRMRQISRKKKRPQHRGGDHHSVDVGDDWHSQYSYESSLQEERPPPQPLPLPELHMMLRQHPNLVQAPSVPLPSPSEAISHHKAGEEIERERMDAFNGGATREGRLLNQESRKRTDHSATPLSRMMPPRMLLVPERIPPDFWTSAPTSPYASPTHRQLKSCDHITSPLFVTPPSVFQVWSAPEMPPSEAPHGLGFSYNHAFSVDNSPLHSPRLSPQRRSRSPSGSISPLHHPLPNDQCPMTRRENCAQGNVHPLPLPPLATHPVSPPTPKADISPIKGQWKKGKLIGRGTFGSVYVASNRETGALSALKEVELLPDDPKSAESIRQLEQEINVLSHLKHPNIVQYYGSEIVDDRFYIYLEYVHPGSINKFIQDHCGEITESIVRNFTRHILCGLAYLHSKKTIHRDIKGANLLVDAYGVVKLADFGMAKHLNGHSANLSLKGSPYWMAPELMHSVMQRDNSSDLAFAIDIWSLGCTIIEMLNGKPPWSEYEAAAAMFKVLKDTPPIPETLSLEGKDFLHCCFRRNPAERPSASMLLEHPFVRMSHQPEVPSFVQQVDGIRLTEKLHSQREQLSYKLEAVHVSLER encoded by the exons ATGCATTGGTGGCCGAGCTTCTCATCTTCCACCCGTGCCTCTACCTCCGAAAGAAAAGTTCATTCCGATGATAGCGTGATCGTCACGCGCGGGGGCGTTCGTTCGGCCCTGAAATCAGCTCTCTTCGGCACCCGTAGCCGTATGCGCCAAATATCCCGGAAGAAGAAGAGGCCCCAACACCGTGGTGGTGACCACCATAGTGTCGACGTCGGAGATGATTGGCACTCTCAGTATTCGTATGAAAGTTCTCTACAGGAGGAACGTCCGCCGCCGCAACCCCTCCCTTTGCCGGAATTACATATGATGCTCCGTCAACATCCTAATTTGGTTCAAGCCCCCAGCGTCCCACTTCCTTCGCCTAGTGAAGCAATTTCGCATCATAAAGCTGGAGAGGAAATAGAAAGAGAAAGGATGGATGCTTTCAATGGTGGAGCAACACGAGAGGG CAGACTATTAAACCAAGAGTCTCGAAAGAGAACAGATCACTCTGCAACTCCATTGTCCAGGATGATGCCACCTCGGATGCTGCTTGTCCCAGAAAGAATCCCTCCTGACTTTTGGACTAGTGCTCCAACTAGTCCTTATGCAAGTCCTACACATAGACAACTGAAAAGTTGTGATCATATAACGAGTCCTCTTTTCGTCACACCTCCTAGTGTATTTCAAGTTTGGTCTGCCCCTGAGATGCCTCCTTCAGAAGCCCCTCATGGTTTAGGCTTTTCTTATAACCATGCTTTTAGTGTTGATAACTCTCCTCTTCACAGTCCAAGATTAAGTCCTCAGAGAAGATCCAGGAGTCCAAGTGGATCTATTTCACCTTTACATCATCCACTACCAAATGATCAGTGCCCAATGACGCGTCGTGAGAATTGCGCTCAAGGAAATGTCCATCCTTTACCCCTTCCTCCTCTAGCTACCCATCCCGTTTCACCACCTACCCCTAAAGCAGATATATCACCTATTAAAGGCCAGTGGAAAAAAGGAAAGCTTATTGGACGTGGGACATTTGGAAGTGTTTACGTAGCATCAAACAG AGAGACAGGAGCTTTGTCTGCATTGAAAGAAGTTGAATTATTACCAGATGACCCAAAATCTGCTGAGTCTATAAGGCAGCTAGAACAG GAAATCAATGTTCTCAGCCACCTCAAGCACCCAAACATTGTCCAGTATTATGGCAGTGAAATA GTTGATGACCGCTTTTACATTTATCTAGAATATGTTCATCCTGGTTCTATCAATAAATTTATCCAAGACCATTGTGGGGAAATTACAGAATCTATTGTGAGGAATTTCACTCGCCATATTCTTTGCGGGTTAGCGTACTTGCATAGTAAAAAGACCATTCACAG GGACATTAAAGGGGCTAATTTGCTTGTTGATGCTTATGGGGTTGTCAAACTTGCAGACTTTGGGATGGCTAAGCAC CTAAACGGGCATTCAGCTAATCTCTCTTTAAAAGGAAGTCCATATTGGATGGCTCCTGAG CTTATGCACTCTGTTATGCAGAGAGATAATAGTAGCGATCTTGCCTTTGCTATTGATATATGGAGTTTGGGTTGTACTATAATTGAGATGCTGAATGGCAAACCTCCTTGGAGTGAATATGAAGCT GCTGCAGCGATGTTCAAGGTTCTAAAAGATACCCCACCAATACCTGAAACATTATCACTAGAAGGGAAAGATTTTTTGCATTGTTGTTTCCGTAGAAATCCAGCAGAGAGGCCATCAGCTAGCATGTTGCTAGAACATCCATTTGTTAGAATGTCGCATCAGCCAGAAGTTCCTTCTTTTGTCCAGCAAGTTGACGGGATAAGACTAACA GAAAAGTTGCATTCTCAAAGAGAGCAGCTAAGTTATAAACTTGAGGCGGTGCATGTATCATTAGAAAGATAA
- the LOC101259824 gene encoding serine/threonine-protein phosphatase 7 long form homolog, with translation MAANNAYQLDPGPLDPSVLTGQLTHRSRDIWIGNDNMILNTRKCDGKFWDLVNEHPIHPRVLDVIKLSRLYGVYRSHRPVINRSLITALVERWRPETHTFHFRTGESTITLQDVEILYGLPVKGNAVVGYEPQRSVVDWQNICQRLLGFSPQPQDFEHSILKVSALNAHLRLQPRLPDLATQDMVNEKARCYMFWIIAGLLLADTSGGLLKLMYLPMLEDITTIWAWERVTVLTPQIVAKRDTRNIFPVGLPRGPHAARWYAHFSWTDTTKHVLRVLRDALDSMTEDQFIWEPYSSDIIESLPEYCRVGRDIWRARVPIFCWDVVEVYLPDRVMRQFGLVQAIPSSFAFDATHFNHDRRGRSNTNWELEHAQWLHFCNHIDQYVRHIHLMVNKAISLGENPSMEELYGFRAMVWDEGSNCLAYVQEADRTHVQADYRREELMSDHLHPPIRR, from the exons ATGGCTGCTAATAATGCATACCAATTGGATCCCGGTCCACTTGATCCGTCTGTATTAACTGGACAGCTCACTCATAGGTCACGAGATATATGGATAGggaatgataatatgattttgaaCACAAGAAAATGTGATGGGAAGTTCTGGGACCTAGTAAATGAACATCCCATTCATCCACGAGTCCTAGATGTGATTAAACTATCTAGATTATATGGTGTTTATAGGTCTCATAGGCCTGTAATTAATCGTAGCTTAATCACCGCATTAGTTGAGAGATGGCGGCCTGAGACTCATACATTCCACTTTAGGACAGGTGAGAGTACGATCACTTTACAGGACGTGGAGATATTGTATGGCTTACCCGTGAAAGGTAATGCGGTAGTTGGGTATGAGCCACAGAGGTCTGTAGTGGATTGGcaaaatatttgtcaaagaTTATTAGGTTTTAGTCCACAACCTCAAGACTTTGAACATAGTATTCTCAAGGTTTCTGCGCTTAATGCACACTTGCGACTTCAACCACGATTACCCGACTTGGCAACACAGGATATGGTCAATGAGAAAGCTAGGtgttatatgttttggataattgCAGGTTTACTATTGGCAGACACATCTGGTGGTCTTTTAAAGCTTATGTACTTGCCTATGCTGGAGGATATCACTACA ATTTGGGCATGGGAGAGAGTTACCGTTCTTACGCCTCAGATTGTAGCAAAAAGAGATACAAGGAATATTTTCCCTGTTGGTTTACCAAGGGGTCCACATGCTGCTAGATGGTATGCACATTTTAGTTGGACCGACACTACCAAACACGTGTTAAGAGTTTTGAGGGATGCGCTGGATTCCATGACAGAAGATCAG tttatttgggAACCATATTCTTCTGACATAATTGAGAGTCTTCCCGAATATTGCCGCGTTGGAAGAGACATATGGCGTGCTAGAGTTCCAATTTTTTGTTGGGATGTTGTTGAGGTTTATTTACCCGATCGAGTTATGAGGCAATTTGGATTGGTACAAGCGATACCATCTTCATTTGCATTTGACGCTACACATTTTAACCATGATCGTCGAGGAAGATCAAACACAAATTGGGAGTTAGAGCATGCACAATGGTTGCATTTTTGTAACCATATTGATCAATAT GTGCGTCATATTCATTTGATGGTTAATAAAGCAATATCTCTCGGTGAAAATCCATCAATGGAGGAATTATACGGGTTTCGTGCGATGGTGTGGGATGAAGGATCTAATTGTTTGGCATATGTGCAAGAGGCAGATAGGACTCATGTTCAAGCAGATTATAGAAGAGAGGAGCTAATGTCTGACCATTTGCATCCTCCTATTCGTCGGTGA